One genomic window of Lepeophtheirus salmonis chromosome 5, UVic_Lsal_1.4, whole genome shotgun sequence includes the following:
- the LOC121117451 gene encoding uncharacterized protein produces MNGNSTEDDWIEDATAGMEPPQILHPANDITTEEIVSEDNTPTTVIKTSKMVRVKEMNKEEKEETIQLIKGISTFSEKLENILLRLIRDQEDLMEKILMEGKARETDIGNLESSLNDKTGNLENDLSLLNDKLDNDKNDIASQLEKLSNELKEEDCKLKEGLDNQIGDLQKQLQDNKNEMAENQSVLINKLDSINGDLENAVDQLNDKLINGINELKDSVEDKNNTLNNIIQEEKSDRQLMDEELNKKLEDLQKNFEESSQGSKQQLDELEAAIDKKIDTEVSGIKSDLSILGSKLDFGLTGVDKKIEELDAKVDQAMAEVRDNLDAKANELKMSLDEEKLLRAQDIEIAKNNLTEKMKQERSEMDGKQEEVIKMIEDERDELANLGKRIDNEKRDRVRCMSELQYKIEDDLGQTENKLTTDIESLKGELAKEVLLNESENKKIHSDMDELHDLLRNELKETNQNLKSQLEEEEANRIKNDEDIRASLNECTNRLDGSDSVRDSAFQAIKDDLISTNKALEDNLNAELDSLKGIVQSGHDTLKDDLESLKNDINSNINDILKDVENEKSEREKGGQELNKAIEEKVNSCINDIKSLDKNLEEMTSKLEGELSGAVEGLTSDIDGVKSLIAKEAETRVKGMEELESDLNAKHSGLESDLNNLKNHIETNKLETAEFVDSAMGKVTDNLSSIDSLLRNDLENLNNLVKEVKAETLDTMKEKVADSIKCLDDKLTTKIDSDLLNLDGALNKEIDKINSDLDLLKNCSQNDNSNLSSQLSSLKADIDGQKQVILGQMSAMDDEILKKVDEVRTELSGEMSNMENDLDNKIASVQSSLHNDSTGAIAKLSEELDSREEALKGLINGKIDGDRNMLETEISALRQEHELSKDTLSTDIKKVNDDILHKLSDLDQKINDETMELKDEQKALSSDLILKFTDDYDTLNKALVKECIKVQTLEDEMQSKLSDDMSTADKLRLEIQGMKEVIYDNKVKGTAEFDTLKDMMKKDKCDLENRFINDSQNLNQKVEDDCNKLVELHDSLEKEKNRLEKELSNLNAELSKKLKDGSKELEDLIESGNKNINDRLEIERQLLEDQFRQKNKDLANWMKEERERSDNLNSSLNNQLNDEKNKQAQLDLENQKLLEGLNNLKLDIESRQNEINSLRDELGREKSELLKSNLKLSDLLNNETKLRQEQMNLQEEKAQEVSNLLQRQSKDDDIRYKTIKEDLFKLRQEITRPLSICFNASRSIPYTKGGEEYLTFSGCSLNYGNAFDPTSGVFTAPISGIYLVALHVCTHDLKKVLISIRRNGTELATLYDQNHVDNHKNSMAGQSILTELLVGDKLQAYLYTFTGLHDKEGNHLTQFMGVLMKPLENLVVTHESSKSEPVYAVPDNRRRVIMSQEPA; encoded by the coding sequence atgaatgGAAACTCTACAGAAGACGATTGGATCGAAGATGCTACCGCAGGGATGGAACCCCCACAAATTCTTCATCCTGCCAATGATATAACAACGGAAGAAATAGTCAGCGAAGATAATACTCCTACCACAGTGATCAAAACCTCCAAAATGGTTCGTGTCAAGGAAATGAACAAAGAGGAAAAAGAAGAGACTATACAATTGATAAAAGGGATCTCGACCTTTTCCGAGaaactagaaaatattttgctaCGTTTAATCCGAGACCAAGAGGATCTGATGGAAAAGATACTCATGGAAGGTAAAGCTCGTGAGACGGATATTGGTAATTTGGAGTCAAGTTTGAACGATAAAACAGGGAATCTAGAAAATGATCTCTCTCTTCTGAACGACAAACTAGACAACGATAAAAATGACATTGCTTCTCAACTTGAAAAACTCTCAAATGAGCTCAAAGAAGAGGATTGTAAATTGAAAGAAGGATTAGATAATCAAATTGGAGATTTGCAAAAACAGCTGCaagacaataaaaatgaaatggcTGAGAATCAGAGTGTTCTTATTAACAAATTGGATTCAATCAACGGGGATTTAGAAAATGCTGTTGACCaactaaatgataaattaattaatggaattaatGAGTTGAAGGATAGTGTCgaggataaaaataatactttaaataacatCATTCAAGAAGAGAAATCTGATCGTCAATTAATGGACGAGGAGTTGAACAAAAAGTTGGAAGATTTACAAAAGAATTTCGAAGAGTCATCTCAGGGATCAAAGCAACAGTTAGATGAGTTAGAAGCAGCCATTGATAAAAAGATTGATACTGAAGTGAGTGGAATAAAATCTGATCTCTCTATTCTTGGGAGCAAGTTGGATTTTGGTTTAACTGgggttgacaaaaaaatagagGAGTTGGATGCAAAGGTTGATCAAGCAATGGCAGAAGTAAGAGACAATCTGGATGCAAAAGcaaatgaattgaaaatgtCTTTGGATGAAGAAAAACTCTTACGAGCTCAAGATATTGAAATTGCCAAAAATAACTTAACCGAAAAAATGAAACAAGAAAGGTCTGAAATGGATGGAAAACAAGAAGAGGTGATTAAAATGATCGAAGATGAGCGAGATGAATTGGCAAATTTAGGAAAGAGGATTGATAATGAAAAACGAGACAGAGTTAGATGCATGAGTGAACTACAGTACAAAATTGAAGATGACTTGGGCCAAACTGAAAATAAACTAACTACAGATATAGAATCTCTAAAAGGTGAACTTGCAAAGGAAGTGTTGTTAAATGAgagtgaaaataaaaagattcacTCAGACATGGATGAACTGCACGATCTACTCCGAAATGAGTTAAAAGAAACAAATCAGAACTTAAAAAGCCaacttgaagaagaagaagctaACCGAATTAAAAATGACGAAGACATACGAGCCTCTTTGAATGAGTGTACAAACAGATTGGATGGATCCGATTCCGTAAGGGATTCTGCATTCCAAGCAATTAAAGATGATCTAATCAGTACAAATAAAGCTCTAGAAGATAATCTCAACGCAGAATTGGACTCACTTAAAGGAATAGTCCAGAGCGGCCATGATACCCTAAAAGATGATTTGGAgagtttgaaaaatgatataaactcCAATATCAATGATATCTTAAAGGACGTGGAGAATGAAAAATCCGAAAGAGAAAAAGGAGGTCAGGAGCTCAACAAAGCCATCgaagaaaaagttaattcatgtataaatgatattaaaagcTTAGATAAAAATTTAGAGGAAATGACTTCTAAATTAGAGGGAGAGCTAAGTGGTGCAGTCGAGGGCTTGACATCTGAcattgatggtgtcaaaagttTGATTGCAAAAGAAGCAGAGACACGGGTTAAAGGAATGGAAGAGTTAGAATCGGATCTAAATGCAAAACATTCTGGATTAGAATCGGATTTAAATAATCTAAAGAATCACATTGAAACCAATAAATTAGAGACTGCGGAATTTGTCGACTCTGCCATGGGTAAAGTGACTGACAATCTATCATCAATAGATTCACTTCTTCGAAATGATTTAGAAAACTTGAATAATTTGGTGAAGGAGGTTAAAGCAGAGACTTTAGACACGATGAAAGAAAAAGTAGCTGATAGTATAAAATGTCTTGACGataaattaacaacaaaaatagaCTCGGACTTACTTAATCTTGATGGTGCACTGaataaagaaattgataaaattaattcgGATTTGGATCTCCTTAAAAATTGTAGTCAAAATGACAATTCAAATCTAAGCTCTCAACTAAGTTCATTAAAAGCTGATATAGACGGGCAAAAACAAGTCATTTTAGGTCAAATGTCTGCTATGGATGATGAGATATTAAAGAAAGTTGATGAAGTGCGTACTGAATTAAGTGGCGAAATGTCCAATATGGAAAATGACCTCGATAACAAAATAGCGTCTGTTCAATCCTCACTGCACAATGATTCTACTGGTGCTATAGCTAAATTATCCGAAGAATTAGACTCTCGGGAAGAAGCGTTGAAAGGTTTGATAAATGGAAAAATTGACGGGGATAGAAACATGCTAGAGACAGAAATCAGTGCTTTGAGGCAGGAGCACGAACTAAGCAAAGACACACTATCCACcgacattaaaaaagtaaacgaTGACATCCTTCACAAGTTGTCTGATCtggatcaaaaaattaatgatgagACGATGGAACTAAAGGATGAACAAAAAGCCCTTAGTTCcgatctaattttaaaattcacagACGACTATGATACTCTGAACAAAGCTTTAGTAAAAGAATGTATCAAGGTTCAAACTTTAGAAGATGAAATGCAATCCAAACTATCAGATGACATGAGCACAGCTGATAAACTTCGATTAGAAATCCAGGGTATGAAAGAAGTTATATATGATAACAAAGTAAAAGGCACTGCCGAATTTGATACACTGAAAGATATGATGAAAAAGGATAAATGCGACCTTGAGAATCGCTTCATCAATGATAGTCAAAATCTAAATCAAAAGGTGGAAGATGACTGTAACAAACTTGTAGAATTACATGATTccttagagaaggaaaaaaatcgtTTAGAAAAGGAATTATCAAATTTGAACGCAGAGTTAAGTAAGAAATTGAAGGACGGATCCAAGGAATTAGAGGATCTTATAGAGTCAGGTAACAAGAATATCAACGATAGACTTGAAATAGAAAGACAACTACTTGAAGATCAATTtcgccaaaaaaataaagatttagcCAATTGGATGAAAGAGGAAAGAGAAAGATCAGATAATTTAAATAGCTCATTAAACAACcaattaaatgatgaaaaaaataaacaggcTCAACTTGACTTAGAGAATCAAAAGCTATTAGAAGGTCTCAATAATCTGAAGCTGGATATTGAGTCTAGACAAAATGAAATCAATAGCCTTAGAGATGAATTAGGACGTGAAAAATCTGAGCTCCTCAAATCCAATCTTAAACTAagtgatttattaaataatgaaactaaACTTCGACAAGAACAAATGAATTTGCAAGAGGAGAAAGCTCAGGAAGTGAGTAATCTCCTTCAAAGGCAGAGTAAGGACGATGATATTcgttataaaacaattaaagagGATCTGTTCAAACTTAGACAAGAGATCACACGTCCACTATCCATTTGTTTTAACGCTTCACGAAGTATTCCATACACAAAAGGAGGTGAAGAATACCTCACGTTCAGCGGGTGTTCTCTTAATTATGGTAATGCCTTCGATCCCACTAGTGGTGTGTTCACTGCCCCTATATCTGGTATATACCTCGTTGCGCTGCATGTTTGTACACATGACTTAAAGAAGGTTCTCATTTCAATTCGAAGAAATGGAACAGAG